The following are encoded in a window of Limibacter armeniacum genomic DNA:
- the recG gene encoding ATP-dependent DNA helicase RecG encodes MSNNNIFSTKVEYLKGVGPQKAALLNTELSIFNFGDLIAHYPFRHEDRTKFYKIDEIEDDLPYVQIKGRITRKEFVGEGKGKRLTAQLRDDTGVLELVWFKGGKWVDKQIQEGVSYIVFGKPQRFGYKFSISHPEMELITAETKLEGKLTPVYHTSEKMKVKRLDSKGISTLMLTLLKNTYEHIQETLPEYLLNEYHFLPKKLAVVYAHFPKDPDLLNQAQERLKFEELFFMQLKLMATKMGKKTEKFRGQVFGKIPTLKEFYDNHLPFDLTGAQKRVVREIFEDMKSGFQMNRLLQGDVGSGKTIVAFICMLMAIDNGAQACLMAPTEILSQQHYVGLKEHADKIGVSIALLTGSTKAKERRLIDEQLRSGELKIIVGTHALIEDKVDFQNLGLCVIDEQHRFGVAQRAALWKKTSLAPPHILVMTATPIPRTLAMTVYGDLDVSVIDELPAGRKPIVTTHRTDANRLRVFGFMKEEIEKGRQVYVVYPLIEESEKLDYKNLMDGYESICRAFPGMPVSIVHGRMKPEDKDFEMQRFVKGETKIMVATTVIEVGVNVPNASVMVIENAEKFGLAQLHQLRGRVGRGAEQSYCILMTGKKLSKDGKFRLETMCRTNNGFEIADADLKLRGPGDIEGTQQSGILNLKFADISKDATVLQDARKLAEKILEEDPDLTLPEHAIIKAQQARFAKRETNWSRIS; translated from the coding sequence TTGAGTAATAACAATATCTTCTCTACCAAAGTAGAATACCTCAAAGGGGTTGGTCCACAAAAAGCGGCTTTGCTGAATACGGAGTTGAGTATTTTCAATTTCGGAGACTTGATCGCGCATTATCCTTTCAGGCATGAAGACCGCACCAAATTTTACAAGATAGATGAGATAGAGGATGATTTGCCTTATGTACAAATCAAAGGGCGAATTACCCGTAAGGAATTTGTTGGTGAAGGAAAAGGAAAAAGGCTTACAGCGCAGCTAAGAGATGATACAGGGGTGTTAGAGCTTGTTTGGTTTAAAGGAGGTAAGTGGGTTGATAAGCAGATACAGGAAGGGGTAAGCTATATTGTTTTTGGAAAGCCACAGCGATTTGGTTACAAGTTCTCGATCTCGCACCCTGAGATGGAGCTAATTACTGCTGAAACAAAACTGGAAGGGAAACTGACACCTGTCTACCATACCTCAGAGAAGATGAAGGTAAAACGCTTGGACAGTAAAGGTATTAGTACTTTGATGTTGACGCTGCTCAAGAATACATATGAACACATTCAGGAAACGCTGCCTGAATATTTACTCAATGAGTACCATTTTTTGCCTAAGAAATTGGCAGTTGTTTATGCCCACTTTCCAAAAGATCCAGACTTACTGAATCAGGCGCAGGAGAGGCTAAAGTTTGAGGAGCTGTTTTTTATGCAACTTAAACTGATGGCGACTAAGATGGGCAAGAAAACAGAAAAGTTTCGAGGGCAGGTATTTGGCAAGATTCCAACACTTAAAGAGTTTTATGATAATCACCTCCCTTTTGACCTGACTGGTGCCCAAAAACGAGTAGTGCGCGAGATATTTGAAGATATGAAGTCAGGTTTTCAAATGAATCGTTTGCTTCAGGGAGATGTAGGAAGTGGTAAAACCATCGTAGCATTTATTTGTATGCTAATGGCGATTGATAATGGGGCGCAAGCCTGTTTGATGGCTCCAACGGAAATTCTTTCGCAACAGCATTATGTAGGACTAAAAGAACATGCTGATAAAATAGGTGTCTCGATTGCATTGCTTACTGGGTCTACAAAAGCAAAAGAAAGGCGTTTGATCGATGAGCAGCTTAGAAGTGGAGAGTTGAAAATTATCGTCGGTACACATGCCTTGATTGAAGACAAAGTAGATTTTCAGAATTTGGGACTTTGCGTAATTGATGAACAACATCGCTTTGGCGTAGCACAGCGTGCAGCACTTTGGAAGAAAACCAGTTTGGCTCCACCACATATTCTGGTGATGACAGCAACCCCAATCCCAAGAACATTAGCCATGACAGTTTATGGGGACTTAGATGTTTCTGTAATTGACGAGCTGCCAGCTGGGCGTAAACCAATTGTGACTACACATCGTACGGACGCTAACCGTCTTCGGGTTTTTGGTTTTATGAAGGAAGAGATCGAAAAGGGTAGACAGGTTTATGTAGTTTATCCACTGATTGAAGAATCGGAAAAGCTGGACTACAAAAACCTGATGGATGGTTATGAAAGTATTTGCAGAGCATTTCCAGGGATGCCTGTAAGTATTGTACATGGTAGGATGAAACCTGAGGATAAAGACTTTGAGATGCAAAGGTTTGTCAAAGGTGAAACCAAAATTATGGTTGCCACTACTGTAATTGAAGTAGGGGTAAATGTTCCGAATGCCTCTGTGATGGTCATTGAGAATGCAGAAAAATTTGGCTTAGCTCAGCTGCATCAGTTACGTGGTAGAGTAGGACGAGGAGCAGAACAATCTTATTGTATCCTAATGACAGGTAAAAAGCTGAGTAAGGATGGTAAGTTCAGGTTGGAGACAATGTGTCGTACCAATAATGGTTTTGAGATAGCAGATGCAGACTTAAAACTGAGAGGTCCGGGAGATATAGAGGGAACACAACAGAGCGGTATTTTGAACCTAAAGTTTGCCGATATATCGAAAGATGCAACCGTACTACAAGATGCCCGAAAATTGGCTGAGAAAATTTTAGAAGAGGATCCTGATTTGACATTACCTGAACATGCGATCATCAAGGCACAACAGGCAAGATTTGCTAAACGGGAAACCAACTGGAGTAGAATTAGCTAA
- a CDS encoding GNAT family N-acetyltransferase has product MLEVFEILLEHLKKQGVKELLYKPVPHIYHTSLAEEDLYALFRFGAKLVRRDLSTTILSGGKVRYSENRRRNIKQAKKAGVSILTDSQEYNTFWGILEKQLEDRYKTVPTHSVEEITRLSRLFPENIKLNLALMDQSILAGVLQFVTENVIHTQYITNSEEGRKVGALDLLFDELIQQCDKVFDFGHSCEKQGQYLNHSLIHYKEGYEGRGSIQDYYSIEL; this is encoded by the coding sequence ATGCTTGAGGTATTTGAAATACTATTGGAACACCTAAAAAAGCAGGGGGTAAAAGAATTGCTTTATAAACCTGTTCCACATATTTACCATACAAGCCTAGCAGAAGAAGACCTTTATGCACTTTTTAGGTTTGGTGCAAAACTGGTGAGGAGAGATTTATCAACTACCATTCTTTCAGGTGGTAAGGTCAGGTACAGTGAAAATAGAAGAAGAAATATAAAGCAAGCAAAAAAAGCTGGAGTATCTATTTTGACAGACAGTCAAGAATACAACACTTTTTGGGGAATTTTAGAAAAACAGTTAGAGGATCGGTATAAAACGGTACCTACACATTCAGTTGAGGAAATAACACGACTGTCAAGACTTTTTCCTGAAAATATTAAACTTAACTTGGCTTTGATGGATCAAAGCATTTTGGCAGGAGTATTACAGTTTGTAACTGAAAATGTAATCCATACTCAATATATAACAAATAGCGAAGAAGGAAGAAAAGTAGGTGCGTTAGATTTATTATTTGATGAATTAATTCAGCAATGTGACAAGGTATTTGACTTCGGACACTCTTGTGAAAAGCAAGGACAATACTTAAATCATAGCCTGATACATTATAAAGAAGGATATGAAGGTAGAGGGAGTATACAGGATTACTATAGTATTGAATTATGA